In Pedobacter sp. W3I1, one DNA window encodes the following:
- a CDS encoding exonuclease domain-containing protein — MLYAVVDIETTGGHASANGITEVAINIHDGNEIVESYTTLINPKQPIPVYITALTGIDDNMLMDAPTFGDVALQIYQLLNDKIFVAHNVNFDYSFLKHHLAAAGYDLQCKKLCTVRLSRKLIPGKSSYSLGKLCTALEIPIQNRHRAAGDADATSILFNLLLQHDQEGIIAEMLKKTSKEQVLPPHLDKASILRLPNRPGVYYFKDSKGKIIYVGKAKDLKKRVTSHFTGNTPNRQRQDFLRTIHHVDHVICGTELMALILEANEIKRLWPENNRAMKRYEHKYDLYVFEDQNGYLRLAIDKHKKNNNALQSFNSLLEGYNFLNQLVNKYQLCAKLCYLQKTATKCYAHENGQCFGACSGIETVAVYNKKLNAALSDVQNQQPSFALVDDGRKEEEFSCLVVENGKFYGMGYFTDKNYLSDGLAPIKNNLSIYQSNSYILNLILNYAEQHPQKLYKL; from the coding sequence ATGTTATACGCAGTTGTAGATATCGAAACCACTGGTGGTCATGCCTCAGCAAATGGTATTACCGAGGTTGCCATTAACATCCATGATGGCAATGAAATAGTTGAATCTTACACTACTTTAATTAATCCGAAGCAGCCTATACCCGTTTACATTACGGCGCTTACAGGTATTGATGATAACATGTTAATGGATGCCCCAACTTTTGGTGACGTTGCTTTACAGATTTATCAACTATTAAACGATAAAATTTTTGTGGCACACAATGTAAACTTCGATTATTCTTTTTTGAAGCATCATTTGGCAGCTGCAGGATATGATTTACAATGCAAAAAGCTGTGTACTGTACGCTTGAGCAGAAAACTAATTCCGGGAAAATCTTCTTATAGTTTAGGAAAACTTTGTACAGCCTTAGAGATTCCAATTCAAAATCGACACCGGGCAGCCGGAGATGCAGATGCAACAAGTATCCTTTTCAATTTATTACTGCAACACGACCAGGAAGGCATAATAGCAGAAATGCTGAAAAAAACATCAAAAGAACAAGTTTTACCACCTCACTTAGATAAAGCTTCTATTTTGAGGTTACCCAACAGGCCTGGCGTATATTATTTTAAAGATAGTAAGGGCAAAATTATTTACGTTGGAAAAGCAAAAGACCTTAAGAAACGTGTGACCAGTCACTTTACCGGTAATACCCCCAACCGGCAGCGCCAGGATTTTTTACGTACTATTCATCATGTAGACCATGTAATTTGCGGCACCGAACTGATGGCCTTAATATTAGAAGCCAACGAAATTAAACGCCTTTGGCCTGAAAACAACCGGGCAATGAAACGTTATGAACACAAATATGATTTATATGTTTTCGAAGATCAAAACGGTTATTTGCGTTTAGCGATCGATAAACATAAAAAGAACAATAACGCCCTGCAGAGTTTTAACAGTTTATTGGAAGGTTATAATTTTTTAAATCAACTGGTTAATAAGTACCAACTTTGTGCAAAGCTCTGTTATTTGCAAAAAACAGCAACCAAATGTTATGCGCATGAAAATGGCCAATGTTTTGGTGCATGCAGTGGAATAGAAACCGTGGCCGTTTACAACAAAAAGCTAAATGCAGCATTAAGTGACGTTCAAAACCAGCAACCAAGTTTTGCACTGGTAGATGATGGCAGAAAAGAAGAAGAATTTAGCTGTTTGGTTGTTGAAAACGGAAAGTTTTATGGGATGGGTTATTTTACAGACAAAAATTACTTATCAGATGGATTGGCTCCCATCAAAAACAACTTATCTATCTATCAATCCAATAGTTATATTTTAAATTTAATTCTGAATTACGCAGAACAACATCCACAGAAATTGTATAAATTGTAA
- a CDS encoding DUF3037 domain-containing protein, protein MQGKFLFEYAVIRVMPRVEREEFINVGIILFCAKQKFLKSIFALDEKRIMAFSAEVDLEALKENLSAFERISAAAKGSGPIGQYDQASRFRWLTATRSTVVQCSKVHPGFCDDAEETLLRLHQELVL, encoded by the coding sequence ATGCAAGGGAAATTCTTATTTGAGTATGCTGTGATTCGCGTAATGCCCAGGGTAGAACGTGAAGAATTTATTAATGTGGGCATTATTTTGTTTTGTGCGAAGCAAAAGTTTTTAAAAAGTATTTTTGCCTTAGATGAGAAAAGAATAATGGCTTTTTCTGCTGAGGTAGATCTAGAAGCGCTAAAAGAGAACTTAAGCGCATTTGAAAGAATAAGTGCGGCTGCAAAAGGATCAGGCCCCATTGGGCAGTACGATCAGGCTTCCCGGTTTAGGTGGCTTACCGCAACCAGAAGTACTGTAGTGCAATGCTCAAAAGTACATCCAGGCTTCTGCGATGATGCCGAAGAGACTTTGTTAAGACTGCATCAGGAGCTTGTTTTGTAG
- a CDS encoding MerR family transcriptional regulator: MIYSISDLEQLSGIHSHTIRIWEQRYNALSPMRSEGNTRLYDDKQLRKLLNIVSLNKSGLKISKICSLSDEAIDKLLDQQFSYPSDDKQDDYYVSQLIRYGLAFDEHAFNHLIDQGIDQLGLSDCYRKIMYPLLVRLGLMWQKDDICPAHEHFLSNIIRQKLFTHIDSLPLTRHAGKSWLLFLPEDEDHEIGLLFASYMLRMHHHQVIFLGSKVPLDSIKRVFSTLNVDHVLLFMIKSRLAPAAQKYIDELSEICSSAKIHLAGNGQVIGKLNNIDHINWFKTLDEFEKTIQYPVLHERNF; this comes from the coding sequence ATGATTTACTCCATTTCAGATCTTGAACAGCTTTCGGGCATTCATTCCCATACCATCAGGATCTGGGAACAACGGTACAATGCGCTGAGTCCGATGCGATCTGAAGGCAATACGCGTTTATATGATGATAAGCAGCTCAGAAAACTATTAAACATTGTAAGTTTAAATAAAAGCGGCTTAAAAATTTCTAAAATCTGCAGCCTCTCAGATGAGGCGATTGATAAACTCCTCGATCAGCAATTTTCTTATCCTTCTGATGATAAGCAAGATGACTATTATGTTTCACAACTTATCCGGTATGGTTTAGCTTTCGATGAGCACGCTTTTAATCATTTAATTGATCAAGGTATTGATCAGTTGGGACTTTCTGATTGCTACCGGAAAATTATGTATCCATTGTTGGTTCGTTTGGGGTTAATGTGGCAAAAAGACGATATTTGTCCCGCTCACGAGCATTTTCTATCAAACATTATCCGTCAAAAATTATTTACCCATATCGATAGTCTTCCGTTAACAAGGCATGCTGGCAAAAGTTGGCTGCTTTTTTTGCCAGAAGACGAGGATCACGAAATTGGGCTGCTTTTTGCCAGTTATATGCTGAGGATGCATCATCACCAAGTTATTTTTTTAGGAAGCAAAGTTCCGCTGGATTCTATTAAGCGTGTATTTTCGACATTGAATGTAGACCATGTTTTGCTTTTTATGATAAAATCCAGATTGGCGCCTGCAGCACAAAAATACATAGATGAATTATCTGAAATATGCTCATCCGCTAAAATCCATCTTGCCGGAAATGGTCAGGTTATCGGTAAACTAAACAATATCGATCACATCAACTGGTTTAAAACACTCGACGAATTTGAAAAAACAATACAATACCCTGTTTTACATGAAAGAAATTTTTGA
- a CDS encoding autotransporter outer membrane beta-barrel domain-containing protein, whose product MKLKLLLSLLLLCTTVSIKVKAQNRPDKLYSMSGIGFAFPMGETSDYFKPKFSTSLGLNLGLGDGGLFLYPKVSLHAFTFNQITPDAGYTYTLQKGRATTYLLNVALGYRKIVNKWAFYGFAGAGGGFILTPQVAVNISTLQVTQDNKSNGLGIAEGGAGIEYNIGGANLFVEASYMYGFSKIQNRAFNTVPISVGIKPNLSKLLNKLK is encoded by the coding sequence ATGAAATTAAAATTACTATTATCTCTTCTGTTGTTATGTACAACAGTATCAATCAAAGTAAAAGCACAAAACAGACCGGATAAACTCTATTCCATGAGTGGAATTGGATTTGCATTCCCTATGGGTGAAACTTCAGATTATTTTAAGCCAAAATTTTCAACATCATTAGGTTTAAATTTAGGTTTAGGCGATGGCGGTTTATTCCTCTATCCAAAGGTAAGTTTGCATGCTTTCACTTTTAACCAGATTACTCCTGATGCAGGATATACTTATACCCTGCAAAAAGGAAGAGCAACCACCTATTTATTAAATGTGGCATTAGGTTACCGTAAGATTGTAAATAAATGGGCATTTTATGGTTTTGCAGGTGCCGGTGGCGGATTTATCCTTACGCCCCAGGTAGCGGTTAATATATCAACTTTGCAGGTTACCCAGGATAATAAATCAAATGGTTTAGGCATTGCTGAAGGTGGGGCCGGTATCGAATACAATATTGGCGGTGCTAATTTATTTGTGGAGGCCAGTTACATGTATGGCTTTAGTAAAATCCAGAACAGGGCTTTTAACACGGTACCAATCTCTGTTGGTATTAAACCTAATTTAAGCAAACTGCTCAATAAACTTAAATAA
- a CDS encoding LytTR family DNA-binding domain-containing protein, whose product MKLTCIVIDDDIHAVNGIKSYINNLTNIHLIKSYTDPLQALNEITAGDHVDIVFIDVDMPMISGLELSKAIRHKTNKLIFTTSHSKYAYEAFEMNANAYLLKPYTFARFAETINRLFPHSPGLPNVSIRQEDDYFFVRNKNEKNNLIKVRYTDIVAVESLQNYVRIFTLNETIVSYIALSEIKIILKDYQNFAQAHRSFIIAKNYIEKVEGNTLKMINDLTINIGNSYRESIQDYIKEKTIKTNRS is encoded by the coding sequence ATGAAATTAACATGTATCGTAATTGATGACGACATTCACGCCGTCAACGGTATAAAATCATACATCAATAATCTCACAAACATTCATTTAATAAAATCATATACCGATCCGTTACAGGCATTAAACGAAATTACAGCAGGAGATCACGTTGACATTGTTTTTATAGATGTTGATATGCCTATGATTTCAGGATTAGAACTATCAAAGGCAATCAGACATAAAACGAACAAATTAATTTTTACCACATCCCATTCTAAATATGCCTATGAAGCTTTTGAAATGAATGCAAATGCTTATTTATTAAAACCATATACCTTTGCCCGTTTCGCGGAGACCATCAACAGGTTATTTCCCCATAGCCCCGGCTTACCAAATGTTAGTATTAGGCAAGAGGATGACTATTTCTTTGTGAGGAATAAAAATGAGAAGAACAATTTGATTAAAGTAAGGTATACCGATATCGTTGCGGTAGAAAGTCTGCAGAACTATGTCCGGATTTTTACCTTAAACGAAACGATTGTATCATACATTGCCTTATCAGAGATAAAAATTATTTTAAAAGACTATCAGAATTTTGCCCAGGCACACCGCTCGTTTATTATCGCTAAAAACTACATTGAAAAAGTAGAGGGTAATACCTTAAAAATGATCAATGATTTAACCATCAACATTGGAAATAGTTACCGGGAGAGCATACAGGATTACATCAAAGAGAAAACGATTAAAACTAATCGCTCTTAA
- a CDS encoding VOC family protein: MTKSLWINLPVKDINKSKAFFTQLGFTLNLQYGAREDSACFLVGESNLAIMLFEEALYEGFAGTSIADKRHGGEVLFSFDAESPEEVDDLAEKVVAAGGTLYGEPGYKDGWMYGCGFIDLDGQRWSILYMDMSKMPLG, encoded by the coding sequence ATGACAAAATCACTTTGGATAAATCTTCCGGTAAAGGACATTAATAAGTCTAAAGCATTCTTCACACAACTTGGTTTCACCCTTAACCTGCAATATGGCGCCCGCGAAGATTCGGCCTGCTTTTTAGTAGGAGAAAGTAATTTAGCCATTATGCTTTTTGAAGAAGCTTTGTACGAAGGTTTTGCAGGAACCAGCATTGCCGATAAACGCCATGGTGGCGAAGTATTATTTTCTTTTGATGCAGAAAGTCCGGAAGAAGTAGATGATCTGGCGGAAAAAGTGGTAGCTGCCGGTGGTACACTTTATGGCGAGCCTGGTTACAAAGATGGCTGGATGTATGGTTGCGGTTTTATTGACCTGGATGGACAAAGGTGGAGTATTCTTTATATGGATATGAGCAAAATGCCCTTAGGTTAG
- a CDS encoding endonuclease has product MPEGPSIVILKELIKELHLGKPEVLEVTGYVKNLDKDRLLHKKIQDFKSWGKHFLICFSDFTIRIHFMLFGSYSINERKKAPLQLGLIFKKDELNFYTCKVDLLEGNVNELYNWENDVMADEWNGQAALKKLKEMPDAMVCDVLLDQQIFSGVGNIIKNEVLYRIRIHPLTKIGNLSPAKLQSLVKEARNYSFDFLKWKKEYTLSKHWEIYNQKECPLHHIIEKKELGKTHRQTYYCNQCQKLY; this is encoded by the coding sequence ATGCCCGAAGGCCCGTCTATCGTAATATTAAAAGAGTTAATTAAGGAGTTACATTTGGGGAAACCTGAGGTATTGGAGGTAACAGGCTATGTAAAAAACCTCGATAAAGATAGATTGCTCCACAAAAAAATTCAGGATTTCAAAAGTTGGGGAAAACATTTCCTGATTTGTTTTAGTGATTTCACAATACGGATCCATTTTATGCTGTTTGGCAGCTATTCAATTAACGAGCGCAAAAAAGCACCATTACAACTAGGGCTTATATTTAAAAAAGATGAACTAAACTTTTATACCTGTAAAGTAGATTTGCTAGAGGGAAATGTTAATGAACTTTACAACTGGGAAAACGACGTCATGGCCGACGAATGGAATGGCCAAGCAGCTCTAAAAAAATTAAAAGAAATGCCAGATGCTATGGTTTGCGATGTATTGCTCGATCAGCAGATTTTTAGTGGTGTAGGCAATATTATTAAAAATGAAGTTTTATATCGCATCCGAATACATCCCTTAACTAAAATAGGGAATTTATCTCCGGCAAAACTGCAATCGCTGGTTAAAGAAGCCAGAAACTATAGCTTCGACTTTTTAAAATGGAAAAAAGAATATACTTTAAGCAAACATTGGGAAATTTATAACCAAAAGGAATGCCCGCTTCATCATATAATTGAGAAAAAGGAATTGGGCAAAACCCACCGGCAAACCTATTATTGCAACCAATGCCAAAAACTATATTAA
- a CDS encoding LytTR family DNA-binding domain-containing protein — protein MSISCIAIDDDPHSLESLIAYIDKLPDLKLTQTFTEPLQALAEISVSDPVDIIFMDVEMPSLSGIELASLLRQKTKHLVFTTAHPSYAIDAFKVDADAYLLKPYSILHFAKTINSLYPTGKKAQNPFSIFDDHFFYIPLQGENGDLVRIDLNELIAVEEMGEDIQFKTTKNAFLSSKSNFIKTLKMLKEHSAFIQVNPTVYIAKQHIKSVLGNKILLSGETSFTVSGTYIELFANFIKNNLLQEKPRPTP, from the coding sequence ATGTCAATAAGTTGTATTGCTATTGATGATGATCCTCATTCTCTGGAGAGCCTGATAGCATATATAGATAAGCTACCTGATTTAAAGCTTACTCAAACTTTTACTGAACCGCTCCAAGCCCTGGCAGAAATATCGGTATCTGATCCTGTTGACATTATCTTTATGGATGTTGAAATGCCTTCACTTTCCGGAATCGAACTGGCAAGCCTGTTAAGGCAAAAAACAAAACACCTGGTTTTTACTACAGCCCACCCAAGTTATGCCATCGATGCTTTTAAGGTTGATGCGGATGCTTATTTGCTCAAGCCCTACTCTATTTTACATTTTGCCAAAACTATAAACAGCCTTTACCCAACTGGAAAAAAAGCACAAAATCCTTTTTCCATTTTCGATGATCATTTCTTTTATATCCCATTACAAGGAGAAAATGGCGACCTGGTAAGGATAGATCTGAATGAGTTGATTGCAGTAGAAGAAATGGGAGAAGATATTCAGTTTAAAACTACAAAAAATGCTTTTTTAAGTTCAAAATCTAACTTTATCAAGACTTTGAAAATGCTAAAAGAACATTCCGCTTTTATTCAGGTTAACCCTACTGTTTATATTGCAAAACAGCATATCAAGAGTGTACTTGGCAACAAAATACTACTTTCTGGCGAAACATCTTTTACAGTTTCAGGCACATATATAGAACTTTTCGCAAATTTTATTAAGAACAATTTGCTGCAAGAAAAACCCCGCCCAACACCATAA
- a CDS encoding HipA family kinase, with amino-acid sequence MAILSADMNDLQLRTVNVTRYVTPLREGGSMPAIAEADDNFLYVLKFRGAGQGTRALIAELIGGEIARYLGLRVPELVFANLDEAFGRTEPDEEIQDLLKASVGLNLALHYLSGAITFDPTVTTVDAKLASQIVWLDCFLTNMDRTCRNTNMLLWHKELWLIDHGAALYFHHSWQNWEEQAIKPFFLVKDHVLLPWATELDTVNEEFSKLLSREKIEAVINLIPDDWLEGETNFESKVEHRNAYTHFLTTRLAHSTIFLKEAQHAREILI; translated from the coding sequence ATGGCCATTCTATCTGCAGATATGAACGATTTACAACTTAGAACGGTAAATGTAACCAGGTATGTTACGCCTTTACGCGAGGGTGGCTCTATGCCCGCTATTGCTGAGGCTGATGATAACTTTTTATATGTACTGAAATTTAGAGGAGCAGGACAAGGTACCAGGGCTTTAATTGCTGAATTAATTGGCGGTGAAATAGCCCGCTATTTAGGTTTACGTGTACCTGAATTGGTTTTTGCCAATTTAGATGAAGCTTTTGGGAGAACAGAGCCAGACGAAGAAATCCAGGATCTGCTAAAGGCCAGCGTTGGCTTAAATTTGGCGTTGCACTATCTATCTGGAGCAATAACATTCGATCCAACGGTAACTACGGTGGATGCCAAACTTGCTTCGCAGATTGTATGGCTTGATTGTTTTTTAACCAACATGGACCGTACCTGCAGAAACACCAATATGTTACTGTGGCATAAAGAACTTTGGTTAATAGACCATGGTGCTGCATTATATTTTCATCATTCCTGGCAAAATTGGGAAGAGCAGGCTATTAAACCTTTCTTTTTGGTAAAAGACCATGTATTGTTACCCTGGGCTACTGAATTGGATACTGTAAATGAAGAGTTTAGTAAACTACTTAGTCGCGAAAAAATAGAAGCGGTTATTAATTTAATTCCTGATGACTGGCTGGAAGGCGAAACGAATTTTGAAAGCAAAGTGGAACATCGCAATGCTTATACACATTTCCTTACTACCAGATTAGCTCATTCAACTATATTTTTAAAAGAAGCACAGCATGCAAGGGAAATTCTTATTTGA
- the idi gene encoding isopentenyl-diphosphate Delta-isomerase — translation MEEQVILVDQEDVPKGQMDKMEAHEKGVLHRAFSVFIFNSKRELLLQQRALSKYHSGGLWTNTCCSHPRIGESNIHAAKRRLMEEMGMDCELNYLFKFTYKAIFEDGLTEHEIDHVFFGMSDKLPVINHDEVETFKYMDLETLTQDIAVNPGAYTPWLRICLDQVVAHASTAKTKNGHTA, via the coding sequence ATGGAAGAGCAAGTTATTCTGGTTGACCAGGAGGATGTGCCGAAAGGGCAGATGGATAAAATGGAAGCACACGAAAAAGGTGTATTACACCGTGCCTTTTCTGTTTTTATTTTTAATTCTAAACGCGAATTGTTGCTGCAACAAAGAGCACTAAGTAAATATCATTCAGGGGGCTTATGGACGAATACCTGTTGCAGTCATCCCCGGATTGGAGAAAGTAATATCCACGCAGCAAAAAGGAGATTGATGGAAGAAATGGGGATGGATTGCGAATTGAACTATCTGTTTAAATTTACCTATAAAGCAATATTTGAAGATGGCTTAACGGAACATGAGATAGATCACGTTTTTTTTGGTATGAGTGATAAATTACCAGTTATAAACCATGATGAAGTAGAAACCTTTAAGTATATGGATTTGGAAACGTTGACACAAGATATTGCTGTTAATCCAGGCGCCTATACACCCTGGTTAAGAATTTGTTTAGATCAGGTTGTAGCGCATGCATCAACTGCTAAAACAAAAAACGGGCATACAGCCTAA
- a CDS encoding phytoene/squalene synthase family protein produces the protein MKEIFDQLSADCSRLTTKLYSTSFSYGIYFLGKELRQPIHAIYGFVRLADEIVDSFHHYDKNFLLDKFKEDTFEAINLGISLNPILNSFQRVVNQYQIDQELIVLFLRSMEMDLSTQKYTPELYNEYILGSAEVVGLMCLKVFTHGSGADYEQLKPYAMKLGSAFQKVNFLRDVKADHQTLSRNYFPNVNLALFCDHQKKEIEEEIETEFAIALTGIKLLPTASRNGVYLSYIYYKKLFAKIKRLSAEKIMTERIRISNTHKVGLMFDSLIRNKLNVI, from the coding sequence ATGAAAGAAATTTTTGATCAACTATCTGCCGATTGTAGCCGGCTTACCACTAAGTTGTATAGTACCAGCTTTTCTTATGGTATTTATTTTCTTGGTAAAGAACTGCGCCAACCCATACATGCTATTTATGGCTTTGTACGTTTAGCAGATGAAATTGTAGATAGCTTCCATCATTATGACAAGAATTTTTTATTGGATAAATTTAAGGAGGATACTTTCGAAGCCATTAACCTGGGCATTAGTTTAAACCCCATCTTAAATTCATTTCAAAGGGTTGTAAATCAATACCAGATAGATCAGGAGCTGATTGTTCTTTTTCTCAGAAGTATGGAGATGGATCTTTCTACCCAAAAATATACGCCCGAACTTTACAACGAATACATTTTAGGTTCTGCAGAAGTAGTAGGGTTGATGTGCTTAAAAGTTTTTACCCATGGCAGCGGTGCAGATTACGAACAATTGAAACCTTATGCCATGAAATTGGGTTCTGCATTTCAGAAGGTTAATTTTTTGAGGGATGTTAAAGCCGATCATCAAACCCTTAGCCGTAATTATTTTCCCAATGTTAATCTAGCACTTTTCTGCGATCATCAGAAAAAAGAAATTGAAGAAGAAATTGAAACAGAATTTGCTATCGCATTAACCGGTATTAAGCTGTTGCCTACAGCTTCCAGAAATGGGGTATATTTGTCTTATATCTATTATAAAAAATTATTCGCCAAGATAAAGCGTTTAAGTGCTGAAAAAATTATGACTGAAAGGATAAGAATTTCAAACACCCATAAAGTTGGTTTAATGTTTGATTCGCTTATCCGTAATAAGTTAAATGTAATTTGA
- a CDS encoding two-component system response regulator, with product MLIVDDDPDVLEVFQDVLETEHYEVYPLLSPRYIFKTIKDFSPDLIILDIMLNGMDGRAVFKELRLNPETAHIPIIMASARYDENYIASQKYHPDDYLEKPFNMADLLQKVNALTEN from the coding sequence GTGTTGATTGTGGATGATGATCCAGATGTATTAGAAGTTTTCCAGGATGTATTAGAAACTGAACATTATGAAGTTTATCCACTACTATCGCCACGGTATATTTTTAAAACGATAAAAGATTTTAGTCCCGATCTGATTATTCTAGACATTATGTTGAATGGAATGGATGGTCGTGCTGTGTTTAAAGAGCTAAGGTTAAATCCTGAGACAGCGCACATACCCATTATTATGGCATCGGCAAGGTATGATGAAAATTATATTGCATCACAAAAATATCATCCCGATGATTATTTAGAAAAACCCTTTAACATGGCAGATTTACTCCAAAAGGTAAATGCTTTAACCGAAAATTAA
- a CDS encoding MmcQ/YjbR family DNA-binding protein yields the protein MDSSIFIAHCLSFDEALEQPHFEKTSFRVKKKIFATLDLQKKQATFKLSAIDQSVFCDYDPNNIWPATGAWGKQGWTIFDLAELTDEMIIDALTLSYSNVAPKKLSEKYKR from the coding sequence ATGGATTCATCAATTTTTATAGCACATTGTCTGTCTTTTGATGAAGCTCTTGAACAGCCACATTTCGAAAAAACTTCTTTCCGGGTAAAGAAAAAGATCTTTGCTACACTAGATCTTCAAAAAAAGCAGGCGACATTCAAATTATCAGCAATTGATCAATCTGTTTTTTGTGATTATGATCCAAACAATATATGGCCGGCTACCGGAGCCTGGGGTAAACAAGGCTGGACTATTTTTGACCTGGCAGAATTAACAGATGAAATGATCATCGATGCGCTTACACTTTCTTATAGTAACGTAGCACCTAAAAAGCTTTCCGAAAAATACAAACGTTAA
- a CDS encoding KTSC domain-containing protein: protein MPSSVIKYFSYDAATEALKITFVTDMVYLYKNVPERMYKMLKASGSKGRYFNRHIKDKFKFQKLEEE from the coding sequence ATGCCATCGTCAGTGATCAAATATTTTAGTTATGATGCTGCTACCGAAGCATTGAAAATCACCTTTGTAACCGATATGGTTTACCTCTATAAAAATGTTCCTGAACGCATGTATAAAATGTTAAAGGCTTCGGGATCGAAAGGAAGATATTTTAACCGCCACATAAAAGATAAATTTAAATTCCAGAAACTGGAGGAGGAATAA
- a CDS encoding sensor histidine kinase produces MTLIAKKTKLYKILSWFPDKRLHILSWTIFIFYEAIIVGIFVGRFSTLSTYIIFYSLNIATFYFHAHVILAFALKKIKERWWKLPLFILLELGAYLILTVCLDYIVIHYTDYNGPIKLIFNAAFFAAPIYRAIYFMCFATSYYFLLNFLEERKKIEDLEKQRLNNIIQIAKSENAFLKAQIQPHLLFNTLDFIYQNAKDSAPVAAEAIHSLAEMMRYSVDSNKDKEFILLDEEINQVENLINLHQLRKDHHVQLRFWYDDEIRHTKIIPLVLITLVENMFKHGELLTPSHPAEVSLRIENGQLIIETSNLIKAVKDNSGLSSGMENIKKRLAYTYGKNAKFNYFADSNQYFKVILVIIVK; encoded by the coding sequence ATGACGCTTATCGCTAAAAAAACCAAATTATACAAAATTTTAAGCTGGTTTCCCGACAAAAGACTTCACATTTTAAGTTGGACCATATTCATATTTTACGAGGCCATAATCGTTGGCATCTTTGTTGGCAGATTCTCTACACTGAGCACTTATATTATTTTTTATAGTTTAAACATCGCTACGTTTTATTTCCATGCGCACGTAATTTTGGCTTTTGCCCTAAAAAAAATTAAGGAAAGATGGTGGAAATTACCCCTGTTTATTTTACTCGAACTGGGCGCTTATTTAATACTAACGGTTTGTTTAGATTATATCGTAATTCACTACACGGATTATAATGGTCCTATTAAACTGATATTTAACGCGGCTTTTTTTGCTGCGCCGATTTATCGTGCCATATACTTTATGTGTTTTGCTACCAGTTACTATTTTCTCCTTAATTTTCTCGAAGAACGAAAAAAGATTGAAGACCTGGAAAAACAACGGTTAAATAACATTATCCAAATAGCTAAATCAGAAAATGCCTTTTTAAAAGCACAAATACAGCCTCATCTGTTATTTAATACTTTAGATTTTATTTATCAAAACGCTAAGGATTCTGCTCCGGTTGCTGCAGAAGCCATTCATTCTCTTGCAGAGATGATGCGCTATTCGGTTGACAGCAATAAGGATAAAGAATTTATTTTGCTTGATGAGGAAATTAACCAGGTAGAAAACCTCATCAACCTGCATCAGCTTCGTAAAGATCACCATGTACAGCTCCGTTTCTGGTACGATGATGAAATACGTCACACTAAAATCATTCCTTTAGTATTAATCACTTTGGTAGAAAATATGTTTAAGCATGGCGAGCTGCTTACACCATCACATCCTGCTGAAGTGAGTTTGAGAATTGAAAATGGTCAACTTATTATAGAAACTTCAAACTTAATAAAGGCAGTTAAAGATAACTCAGGATTAAGTTCTGGAATGGAAAACATAAAGAAGCGTTTAGCTTACACCTACGGCAAAAATGCCAAATTCAACTACTTTGCTGATTCCAACCAGTATTTCAAAGTAATTTTGGTTATTATTGTTAAATAG